A region of the Fulvia fulva chromosome 7, complete sequence genome:
CGACCGGGCAATCACCACTGACCATCAGGACGATATCAAGACGAATCTCGCGAAGCCACCGTTCCTCCGAATGAATGGAGAGCGGGGTTGGTCTTCTTCTGCTGCGCGACCACGTATTTTCATGATCTGCCTGTCCACGCGCATGCTGGTTGCTGTCCTTTGTTCTCTGCTTTCACGCTCGGGTGCTCGCGCGTGGTCCTTTCTAGTCTGTCTCAGAGTCGGCTCCCGTTGCTTTGCATGTTATCTCATGTTTCGACTGTGTTTTTTGATGGGACGATGGCATGTTCGGGCTCATCTGGTCAATATAAATACTCGGGAGTTCCAAGTATCTGCTCCAGCAATCCTAGAGTCGACTGCGCAAGCATCGGAGGGTCGTTGGATGGAGATTGCTGATGTGATCAAGCCATGGATCGTGAACAGACGCCGCTGCATTTCCTCACACGATCCCAGCCAACAAAGTGAACAGTGGCTACATGCAAGGCACTGGATGAGCTGTCCAAGCAGATGAAACCCGGGAGAACAGAACGCGCAGCTGTCCTGTTATAAGGGACGCGCATTATGCGCATGGGCTTTGCCATTGCAAACATCTGATCGGGTTACGCTGGCCGTGCAGCTTGAGCACACACTTTATAGGCTGTCAGGAGAATCTTCTCATGAACTTCGAGATCTCTTTACGCCTAGCATCAGCTTTTGCTCAAGGCTCTCTTCTCGACTTCCTTTCGACCGGATCTTACCGTCGTGAAAAGTGTATCTGGCCTGGATCGTAACAGACGCTGACATGTTTCAAAATACTGTCGGTATCTCGCGGCAGCCACGCAATGTACATGGAGGACTGTTGGCGCGTATCGTGGAGCTGTGGCTAACTGACGGGCTTGCGTGGTGAGAATACTATGGCTCAGCGTGGCGACCATACTGTTGATATTGGCTGACGCCATGCCCCAACACCTAGGATAGATACCGGGAACTGGTACATGATATCAATGTCTCAGGTGACGGTCGGCAGTCTTCACGCGTAGGTCGTTGGTGCCAGACCGATGCGACGGAAGGATGCGCGCGTGAGTTGTGTTGCGATCGGATCGGATCAGAGGAGGAGGGTGATGATCATTGCACGTTGCTGTCGGGTGCCTTGACCGTAGCACAGCACTTCGTAACCCGTACGAACCTTGTCATGGAGATACTGCATTTACATGTCGTTGTCGTTTGCGTGGTCACTCCGATCTTTGGTCGACTATGCATCCTGTCAGTGACGGCGTGAGGTTGTCGGATCGGATGCTTGGCAGAACGTTTTGCGCAAAGTCGCAAACTCTATCGTCGTCCCAATGCGGGGGGAACAACAATATAAGCGTTGGCAGCAATAGTCACAAGCCTTCCGCGTAGATTGCCTTCATTCCCGAGCGCTGTGCTGCCCAACCTGAGTAAGTGTTGGACAAGTTGGCTCGATGTTGGGCAGACACGAACTCGGAACCACGATCTGTCGGCAAACGGGCCCTCCCTGGAATGGTTGTTTTTCAGCTGACCCAGGACAAAAAATCTTCGGATCGGCTGAGCCCGAGCTAGGAATGCTTGGAACCCGAGCAATCAAGAATCTGGTTCCGCACTGTGGTCCGTCTTCGGGAATTGCTTACCGATCCACTGTGTTTGTGTGTGGCGACTACTGAAACGTCGAAGTTGCCTGAGGACCTGAGGTACCTGGTGAAACGCAACACGTAGCTCTTATCGCACGCGCTCCAAGGAGAAAGAGAGCCGACCGGAACTCGCGAGAGGAGTCTGGTGGTGAGACGCCGATGCGCCCGTCTAGTAAGGTTAACTATGCTACCATTATCCCTAGGCTCAACAATGGGGACTTTCTAATGACAAGGTCGAAAACGAAGTGGGTATCCAGCCGCGGGAAAGGAAGTCGAACAGAAAACTTTCGCCGTAGCTGTCTTGCGCAGCTTAGACAAGCGTCCAGGCTTTTGGCGAGCTGAATTGTGGTACTGTGAGACCGGCCCGAAGTGGGAGAAGGCGAGGTTGGCCTGAGTTCTGTGATGAACCGAAACATCTGAGGTCTATCGTTCGAGGTCATCGTGTACCGAGGAGCTCGGCATTTGATCTCTGTGTCATGAGGGAGCATCAACACGCAAGCATTCGTATTTCGTATCTTGCCGTTACTCTCGGGCTATACTTCTCGAGCGCGATTCGTCCGCGCGTACCAGAAGGCTGCTTAGGATCATACTGACACCGTTCAATATGGTGGAGGCACTGAACCACCGTGCGCAGGCCCTTGACTGGCTGTCACTTGTTGCCCATCTGAAGTATTGCCAAGGGCAATGTATTGCTGTGTTGCCGATGGCAGAGGCTGGTAGCTCGATTGATTGTGATGCTGACTGTGCTCTTGTGCCGGGGCAGACTGCTGGCCTTGCCCCATGGGCGGGTACTCTCCATGTGCGCCTTGCGGAGGGTAATGTGCTGTGAATCCTTGATACTGGGGCATCTGTGAAGTTGGTTGATACGGCTGATACTGTCCGTATGCTGTTACTGGGAGCGCTGATCGCGGAAATTGCTCTGTCGCTGTGGGTTGTGGGTTGTGCGGATTGCCAGACGCAGGCGGCTGTTGCGGCTCGCTTTGCTGATACGCAGGCGCGTGTGTGTCTTCAAACTGTCAGAGAAAACACCCGTCAAGGAGCTGTTCTGAACTTACATGAGAAGCCCAGACCATAGGAGCCTGAGTCGCTCACTGCGGTACCACTGGTGCTCCTTTGCAAATAGGGGCGCGGCTGTCCGTAGATTGCGGGCTCGGAGTATGGCGTTGGTCGTTCGCTGAAGTGATGCGGTTGCTGCGAACTCACCGAGCCCAAAGCAGAGTACGACACGCTGCTCCGAAGTGGCGATGCAGTGTGCTCTCCGAAAGTTCGACCAATTCTGTCGGGAAGAGGCGCTCGTGACAAAGGCGGTTGTTGCGGGTACCCAGCATGACTTGCAGATGGTAGTCCGTTAGGCGGTCCCCGTTCGTAAGGCTGCTGATGCTGCACGAGGAATGGGGACATGCCACTTCCTGCAGAAGTAGGTGATATGTGCTCAGGAGCGGCCTGGGACGAGCCTAAGGTGAAGGCACCTAATGCTGGGCTCACACCCGAAGGAGTACCGTAGGAATGACTGTACTGCTCATAATCTGGCACTCTTCGCAGAGTATCGTAGCCCAGTGGTCTCACCGCACCAGCGTGGCCGTAATGCGGAAAGTCACCCACTGCAGATACCGAGCCAACCATCGTGGGTACCTGTGCGCCGAAAGGTGAATGCAGCGCTTGGGCCGTGTCGAAGTTCGCCGGCACTGCCCTCGAGCTCATCATGCGCTCCCGATCGTCAGTAGTCAGTCTTTTCAGTTTCGCTCGTCTATCAGGTCGTCAGAGAGTGTGTACATAATGCCAACAACAAAGAGACATACCGGTTTTGGAACCACACTTGTACTTGCCGGGCACTGAGTCCAGGAATCTCGCGAGCTAAGCGCTCTCTGTGCGCAGCGTCAGGGTGCGCTTGACGGGCAAACTCGCTCATGAGGAAGCGCGTCTGGCTATGTGTGAGTCTGCTGAACATTAGCGTTGCTGCCCAGTCTAGCCCAGGAAGAATCTTGCGAACCTAAAGCGCTTCATCTTTCGTTTCGCCGCGCGCAACTCCGCTGCAGTCATTGGCCTATTCTCAGCCTCATCATCCTGCTCGTCACCGCCCATTTCGATGACCTCGTCGTCTTCATCTTGCTGATCTCTGGCACTATTACCGTCCGAGCGAGGAGTGAGCTGGTCGGCAGGACTACCAGGCGCTGAATGACCAGCTATCGCTGGTGTTGGTCCAGCTGAGCTCATGGAAGCACCGCTTTGAGGAGCGTATCTCTCATCAAAGTGCTCAACGGACGCATGTCGTAGTGATACCGGAAAGCTTTTGTGAGAACGAAGACCAGGCCTAGCGGCATCGTAGGAACTGGATGGACTCTCTCGGCCTTGATGATTCTGTTGGGTAGAAGGATTTGGATGATGCTGCGAAGGATACGACGCATACTGGTTATAGTATTGGGATGTCTTGGCCTCTGCGTCCGACATACGCGGAGAGTTGGGCGGAGACAGTAGTAGTGAGAAGCGTTCGGTGACCATTTGACCTCTGTTGATTGTGTGCAGTCAGACCCGCGCTTCGTAATAGTGAAGTGCGTCTTGCAGGCTGGGAGAAAGCGTTAGATTCGGTCGATTTGAGGCTTCTGCGGACGAGAGCAAAAAGGTTGAAGCTTGCTTCAAGCGCCCGTTAGGCTAAGCACGAATAGCAAGGTAGCGTGCGTGATGGATATGTCCAGATAGGCTCTGCGGTAGATCGACTGGAATGGTGGTAGGATCTGTGTTGGCGGAGAAGATCTTCTTTCTGCTTCGAACAAGGAATGTCTGCAGTCTGGCAAGGAACGTGCGGACCGTTGATCCTCTCTGGAAAATATGGATGGCTCGTGGGGAGAAATGCTCCGATGAACCCAGGGACGAGAGAAGACGCAGTCGTGGCGCGGTAGTTGTTGCTGTCAATAGCCGCCGTCATCAAGTCACGGTTCTTTCCCGGGCGTGCAGGTCTTGTAGCAGAGTGGGACCAAGCGACGATGTTCGAGGCTCGAGACCGAAGTACAGGGTACGCGACCTAGCCCAGGATGCTTCGTTCACCAGACGTCGTCGACCATGCGATGCGTCCACCAGACCCGAACAGAGCAATGCTATCGTCACCGAGTGGTCCAGTGCCTAGCTGTCGGATGCTGCTGAAGCAGCTAGATGGTGTATTGATTGCACTCTGATTAGTGGTAAAGGGTGGGCGGAACCTGCCAGCTTGTGGCACGTTCCTTAATCTTGATATCCAGAGACGGTGTGCTGGTGCATGCAAGAATCGGATCCCAAGCATCGAGTGCTTGACGAATTGCAGTTGAGCTTGCGCTTTAGAGCTGTCGGGAGGCACCGAGCAAGCGGGTAAAAGACCGAGTGGTTACCATAAACGAAGAAATGTCCGCCATAGTCCAAGGCTTGTCAAGCGATCATGAATGTGAACAATGTTGTATGAGCGGGTCAACCCCTCTCACAAGGCTAGACAACAGTCTGACTCCGATGGGGCCGACCCATGGTGAGATACCCTGTTGCGATGCACGCTCACCTCGTGTGGTTGGCTGCGAGATAGCCGTTGGAGCGCCCGGTTGTGCTAGTAGGGGTGGATGAGCTCTGGCATGGGCTCCTGCGGGGACTAGCTGCCCGTGGACCGCCTGTGCACCCGTGGCAATGCTCCTGCAGACAATATCTGCAGCATCCGAGCAACACAAGGCATTTCTTGCTGCCGGCGTCTCTTAGGCCATCCTTCGCCGCAGCAAGATGCCCATAACGTAAGCGGTCACCTGCAAAGGAAAGGCCGCAACAAAGCATCTCCGAGGACTGCCAAGTGCTTCTTGTGAGGGTTACGCGCCAATCTGCAGACATGATGTTGAACTATGCCAGCAAGCGCCATAGGTCAAACCACTCGCACAGGCACATGCGATCCACTTCGGTTGGCAAGTACATGCTTAGCAGTGACGCATGTGTCGGAGCTTTAATCCTCACATCTTGCTCACGGCCAGATCGGGAGGACAACCATTACGGACCGAACCGATTGATCTGTGTTGGTATAATATATTAGATGCTGAAGGTTCAAAGGCAGGGCGACGGCTCCGGGTAAGGAGTTGCGCAAACGCCAACGATGTAGCTAAGCCCGGAAAGCTGCAGTTGCCGCATTCGTAAACCATGCGTGGGTTTTTGGTTGAGAGTTTTGCGATGGAGTCCCGCCCGCACTGTCATGAGCAAGCCGGTTATGCGAGGCCCAGTGCAAGAATTCGCGAGCACCGTGAACGTGATCAACGTCCAGGGAGATCAACAGGCACTGTCTTGCCCGTGACAATCGAGAGCCCTAACACAACATCCCCCGTCTGATGCAGGCCGGCCTGAAGGGGGCAGCACATGGCCCTCACGTGTGGGGACTCATCAAATACCACATTGATGTTCGCTTCGATCTGGTGATACAGCGAGCAAAGACTTCAGACGTCTATTGTTTGACGTGCGCTCGCTTGACCAGGAGGAGCCTTCCAGAACAGTTCGAACATCCAGCAGGCGCCTCGATGGTTGCCTCATTGGGCGCCAGGCGCACACAGTGCCGTTCGACGGCCTGCAATCTCTTCGATGACGAAAACACGGAGATTTGAGGTGAATCGGTCCCTCAGGGCGGTGGTTTGATGCTCGCCAGGGATACTTCGCTTGGTAGATGAAACGTGACCGCGGCGGTAGGGGCCGACTGCTCTACCAGCGATGCATCTGGCGGTCACGCAGCATCTGCCGAAGTGTCAGATCGAGCTTGGGGGGGGGTCAAGACTCAAGAGTGAAGACGACTCGACGGGAGCGATTGGGGTGGGAAGAGAGTTTGGCCAAGCTGAGCGTGGGCAAGCGCTTCGGTGGCGGGCGCACGGACTCGGGAGCCAGCCTGGCGTGCCTGGTCGTTTTCTCACCCTTGCATGCATCGTTGTTCGAGGCGCGAGCAGGAATCCTTATTTTGACGGCTGCTCCATACGACGAACATCGTCCGCGAGTGATTGACCACTCGATATCACCTGACATGGGGCTCGCCGCAAGGCCTTGGACGATCTTGCTGCACGACATAACTCAGATGCTGTCAACCAGGAACCTAAACACGGCACTAAACATGGCAGAGGGCTCTCTAACCGAAGCGGATGATGAGCAGCACACATCTTCCGCGGGACGCGGTCCCGTTATTTGGAAGTGTAAGACGCTGCCGTGGAGGATGGCATGCAGTTAGCCGCCATACCCCAGGAGGCACATGGCTTTGTGTCTGCGTGTCAAGGCGAGCTGAAGTCACATAGACATGCTCGAAATGGCAGTGATCGATGCCAACCACATGCCCCAGCTACATGTAAACCTCGCCAGTGTGCATCGCATTTGTCATGATGCCATCATCTGCACGCCTCACGATTAAGTGACAAATGGTGAGGACATTGCGAACGGCATTCGTAGCGACGCTGTGCTGGACGCTGTGCATCTCATCACGCACGAATAAGTCGACGGTGAGGTTGCCAGACGTCGCCGGCTCGCGAGCCTAAACGCCTCCATCGCGTCAACATCCAGGCAATAACGCACGCACGGCTGTGGAATAGTGGAATGCTGGCCCTAAAGAAGCAAGCGCAACGCTGGACTAGCGACAGTTGCGAAGCTTCCGCAGCCAGATCTGACTGGGGGGCCACGTACCTCACCACAGTCCACATGCATTCGACCGGCTTCAGCAACGCGATCGCATTGCTTGCTCGTGGCCAAGTTGGCCTCACGCACAATAGCTGGGATGATCATCGCCGCGAACAGGTCATGCATTTAGCCTCTCTAACATCCACCCATGTGAGTCAGTCGCGCCGAAAATGAACTCGCCCACAGCAGCCCAAGAGCCAACACTCAACCTCCGCTATCGAAACATTAGCAGTAGTCGTCCTGCTGGCCACTTCCCGACAGTGCATCCTCCCAGTGCTGAAGATACTGTGTTCCTGTCGCGGGTCAGGCGCCGCCGACCTGTCAACCAGACTGCCGGTTCTACACACAATAAGCTTAAACCATCATCCCTCGTGCCAAGCACGATTTGAGTTGGACCGAGAGACGCAGCATGCATTCCTATACGACCACTACTCGGCCGACTAAGCACAATACGTCGCCGTAATCCAGCAAGCGTCGTCATCCAGCAAGCGACTCTCTTCCACTTTGAGTGCTTGCTCCGAGAAGCTTCGTCCATCGCCGTGGGGTTCAATTCTCTGCCAACGTCGGTTTTTCCTGGCCAAGAAATGACATGACTGGTCTTTGCTATTGGCGATAGATCGCCATTACATGGAGTTCGGCACCGAGTCCGGCACTCATGCTTTGCAAACAAGATGACATGCTAGGCGTCTCTCGCAATCACGATGACCACGATGAGTGTGAAGGGACTTCTGTCAAAAAACGTCAACCCGGTTTGAAGGCCAGCTGCCATGATAAAATCACCGGCAAACAGCCACTCACCCTGAAAGAGCGTTCAAAGTGCCCACGAGCCAACTCATCGCAGTCCTCAGGATCTAGTGCATGTTGCGAAAAGAGATACCAAAGCGCCAGAATTTGAGTTGTGAGGCGCTTCGGCCCGATGATTCGTTACCACACACTGGACTCCCCCGGGCGCTAAGGACACCCAGATAAAGTGCGCGAGTTGCAGGTGCTGAGTCGACACCGAGCCTGAGTGCTTCCGGGCGCTGTGCCTCACATGAGTCTCACGTGAGTCAAGAGAAGAACAGTCTTGTACTTTGTGCGCGCGCACGCAGACCCACCGTACATGTGTTCTGTAGGTCATTGTAAGTCTCCTGCCACTTGTGGTGGAACTTCAGCCTCCATCGACGACTCCTTTGCATAGCTCTCCGTAGTCTCGGCCGTACTGGACGTGGCGATGGCGGTAACCGCATCCTCCCCATCCTGCTCACCAGCTTCGTCGCCGACATGATCAGGTATGCGCATCACATCTTCCAAAGCTTTGCCAGGCTCGTCCTTCTCCAGCAAACTCAGGTTCGAAGATCGTGCTTGTCTCAGCGCCCGCCACTTCGCGTTCTGCATCGCGTTCTCGAAGCTGGTCTTCTCCTCGTCATCGGCAGCAAAATCCAAGTCGAGCTTGTCAGTCTTGACTGCTTCCACCAACTGCTCGATCGTTGGCGCAGTGTAACGTGAAGGATCCTTGAGGACTTCAAGCCCACCACCGGTGCCCTCGTCAAGAAAGCTCAGGTCCATCGCGCCATTAGGCTTGTCAGGGACAACTCGCGGCCTTACCGCACTCCTCGCGCCTTTCCTCGCTGCAAGCTCTTGTTCAGTAGTCACCGGACCTCGAACAATGGATGGGCAGCTTTCGATTTTCCAGCGCACCCAGTTCTTGTCACGCGCTAGCACGGTCTCCACCATACGATGATACTGCGCCCCGTCGGCAGTAGAGCGAAGGTAGTCTGCGATGACAGTCCGAGTCGACTTTGACCATTTGGTGTCTTCCTCGCTGAGGGTAAAAGTATGGAGCATTGACTTGTTGGGAGTTGGCAGCTCGACCAGTCGCTTCTTCGCCTGCTCTGTCAAAGACAGTAGAAAGTCGATGAGTATGAGTGCCTGCACGAGAATATGCCGTTGAAAGGCAAGGTCGCTAAGCTCCAGCTCGAACAGATCCCGACTGGTGAGATACTTGGGATTGTAGTTGTCCACGAGATGCTCACTTGCGTCAGGGTTGATGCCATCCTCGTCCATCTTACGCTTCGTTCCACGCCTATCGTCCTCTCCCGACCTCGTTTGGACGACTGTGGCTGTCTTCTGGAACTTTGCGATACTGCTGGCAAGACCTTTCTTGAATAGCACGAAATTGCCGTCGTTGAAGAGTCTCGTTGGGTCAGAAAAGTCATGTTGCAGTCTCCAGAAGATTGGATACAGTTCATTTGATGATAAAATCTCTTCTTCGGCGGTTCTTTTCGTTGGCGCTTTGACGGGGACAGCTTTACCGCCCAGATTCTCAGGCCCAGCAGGCTGTGGTGTTCCTCGTGGTGTAGCTTCTTTGCCGACGGATTCACCGGCTTTTGGGTCAATATCCATGCGCTCTCCATATGTGGATTGCTCCGTGACGTCGAATCTGGTCGTGTTCTCGGTGTGGAATTCTCCTCGAAGATTGACCGAGCTCTTGTCGCCCAGTGGAAATGTTTGAAAGAGGAAAAAGAACACCCGTCCACAGAATATTGCATCTTCAGCTCTGCTCAGTCGCCTGAGAAGCTCGTTGCAAGATCGGAGGAACACCAGATTCTTCTTGTGAAAGTCCTTTTGCGCAAGCCGATCCCTACGTGAGTCCAGGAAGTCGAAAACAGTGCGGCAGCCGTGGGTGGTCTGACTATCGAGTAGTTCTTCCACTAGCCATACCACCAGCTCAGGCGTACATTTCCCATGGTCGCCACAGACTAAGATGATGTCCAGCAGATTCCAGACTTCCACGAAGCCGGGTTGTTGTATTTGGAAGGATGTGATAAGAGAATAGAACAGCTGGCGGGATGCGGTCTCTACAGCCAGAAATCGCGTGGTCTGCTCGTGCGTTTCATCGAAGTCATCGTGCAATGCTTCGACGCCCGTTGTCAATTCGGTGGTAGGCAGAGGAGGCTCCACCGTGGTCTCCGCTTTGACACTTCTCGCGTGTTCAAGTAACGCGCGAAGCCGAGCGCTCACTCTGACCACCGGCTCCAGTTCAGCAGCAGAAGTCGCTGCCATTTGTACTATGTAGTCACAGTCATATGAATGCTGTTGTCTTGGCTCGGCTAGCTCAGGCGAGCATTTCTTGAGGAGGGTGAGGAAAGGTCCAATGTGTTTGCAGTCCTGATTGTCGCAATATCACGGCCGTCAACTCGCAGTCAGGCGAGCGTTGGCCCGGATGACTCGTCTGATATGTGCAGTGTGGTATGTCGATGTGATTGACGAGTTGTTGAATGTCGCAAGGACCTGTGTGGCTGCCATGTCGTTTGCAAGCACGGTGCACACTGACAAGGATCGATCTGTTGCTTTCGGGGACTTCCGCTAGCGTGTTTTTGGCGCGTCTTCCTCGAACGCGATCGAGATGTTCCATCGACCAAGACCAACACCAACATACATCGGAGAGAAGCATCACCATGCCTTCAGCGGTGTCTCCGAACCCGAGAGCAGGCTCGGCACCCCCTGACGAGCTCGACCACCTGCTCGACTACGACAATGCCGTGGACGACTTCTTGCGTGATCTCCCGATGGGCAATGGCGACCAGACGAACACGGCGAACGGGGACGAGCAACCGCGGGACGAAGATCAGGAAGTGCAGGTCAAGAAGAAACGTGCTCCGGTGCCTAAGCTTGACGAGCATCGGTAGAGTAGCAACAAGATGCCAAGTCTGGCCATAACTGACACTGTGTAGGCTACTATCTCAAGCTGGCATACCCAAACTACGAAAGATTGCAAAGACACGTCTCAAGTTCCGTGGGAAAGGACATGAGTTCTCCGATATTTCTCGCTTGCTCAACACATATCAACTATGGCTCGATGACCTCTACCCTCGAGCCAAATTCCGAGATGCTCTGACCATGGTGGAGAAGGTCGGCCACAGTAAGCGCATGCAGGTGATGAGGAAAGCATGGCTGGACGACACGAAGCCGAATCGCAGAGGTCAGAGCCCAGATGTCGAGATGTCTGGCGCCATTGGCCAACGTGAGGTAGACCCGGATGATCAAGATGAACCTGCTCGGCGAGACGAGGATCTTTTTGCGGAAATGGTTCAGGACAAAGAAGCACACGACATCCACGCCGCAAATGATGCTCCTGATGATGATGAGCTTGATGCGCTTCTCGCAGAAGATGGAGTGCAGTCGTCGCGACCGCAGCCACAACCGCACGTTGGAGCAAAAGGACCTTTCACTGAGGACGAGCCTGACGAAGATGACCTCGATGCGATGCTCGCTGAACGGGAGAGCGCCTCGTTCCCTGCTGGCGACCAGAATGCGACTCAACCTGCATCCATGAGGCACGACCCAGATGGCGATGAACTGGACGCGCTCATGGCGGAGCAGTCGTCAGTTCGGCCGGTGATCGCACAGGTGACCGAGCCTTCGCGCAGATCACCGAAGGAAACACGGGACGAAGCCGACTTCGCTGATGAAGAAGAGGTTCTGGCAGGCATGGACGGCATGTGGTGAAATGCCTCGTGCGCATGTCATTTCGAGACAGATCATTGGCTCTTGCCCGTGCATGGCCCCTGGGTCCACTTCTTTACCGGGTATGAGTTGCATGCGAACTCCACGAACCCAGCGCTCTGGATGTACCGTCGTCTCGATATTACATGCAGCCACCACCAACAATGCTCGACACACTCACCGCTTTGTGGATGTTGCACTTCAGCTGTAGTTGCATGGCTGACCAGCTTTGCCCTTGCAATCATCGACTGCAGCTGAAGCATCAGGTGAGGTGCTCCGACTGAATGGTGCCAGCATATCATCCTTCTTGCGCGGTTCAGCATGTGACAATATCACTGGCGTTCCGAATGTCAGCCGACACAGACGCATGCCATCGCGTCATCTGGACTGCACGCTCCTGGATGGCCATCTGGAAATCCAGTCTTATGGATCCCCGCCACGAGCGAGCCATGAGCAAGCAGTAGAAAGCGTGCGATGCTCCACAAATCTCGAGAACTACATGTTTTGTCGGATACTTGCGATGCAGGTCGAAAGGAATGTCTGTGGCGTCTCCCTCGTGGCATTAGGCATCAAGATCATCAGCTCTTGACGCGGTTTCACTAAGCGCCTGATCCACGTTTCGAACAAATAACTGCCCTGCTGCCCAACTGGTAGCATACTTATCTTGTGTAACCGCTTGTTGTCGAGCCATCAGCACGATGCAGACCCCGGCCATTTCATCCTCAACATGCACAGCGCATCACGTCAACGTGCCCGGTGACCAGACCTACAGCTCGCAATCTCAACCATCTCTCAATCACGATCATGGCCGTCAGCTTCTGCTATGCTATGAACAGACCGCAAAGAATCGTCGATCACGAGGCTTGTTGGCACAGACACTTCTCAACCCACCTTCGATCCATCGGCCGATCAGCTCTCTACAATCCATACGCCGTCACTACGAGACAGCGAGGCAGCAAGGGCGGCTGCATGCGGCTGCGCTCATGATGATGTGGGCTATGTTACACACAACATCAGGATATCTTTGGTCTGCGGCACAGCTGCCTGACAATTGGAGCATCAATGCACATCGTCAGTGCAAGCCCGTGGACATCGTTGGCCTAGAGTCACATGTTTGGCGAGGAATGGCGCCCAGAGTATTGCGGATGGAGTGCACAGCGATGGCATAAACGGCTTCACGGTCATCCGCAGCATTTCTGCAAAGGACAAAAGTTGCTCGAGATTGACAAGCACTTAATCTCGTACAATGGCGGTCACAAAAGCCGATGAAAAGCTTGCAGGAGAATCTGCTGACACTGACAGACAATTGCGACTGGTCAAGAAGTCTCCGCAGCATATGTCGAGTATAATAGATGAAGAAAAGGCACTAACGAGGTGAGCTCTATCACGCATACCGTAACCTTATAGCCGCGCTCACCACTCGGCCACTCCAGCTTCATCACTTTCATGAGAAGCACCGTATAGGTACAAGGGCGATCAGCACATCCTACATAGACACTACAGCATGCGCCGGTCCTGACTCGTTCAAAGCAACCTCTCCATCTCAAGGCCACCACTCCACCCCACGGCCGCCAAATGTTGCACCAATCGCACATCGGCCTACGACTCGAGCCTCATTCACTCTCTGGATGTCGCGGGCTGCAAGAACTCCGCGGCATCGGTATTTTTGTGCCACTTCCGTCGTCGGGGGAAGTTGGACTGCTTGTGTACCGACGAAGTCTGCCGTTTGTCCAACAATGCGCGCACGAGATCCGTCAAAAATTCAGCATGATTGAACTCTGACTCTGACGGTATCCAGCTTTGCGCTCCGTACTCTGCGTACATATCGACCACGAAACGTCTTCCAGGCGATCCCATTGGAGTGCCGTTGTAGAGTGCCATGATGGCAGAATGGCTGGGAAATGTCCTCGTCCCATCTGTTGCGACATCATCTGTCTTTTGGGCCATGGCGTCGAGGACGCTATCGCAGAAGGCATCTGCTTGGACTTTGTCGCCGAAGACGTAGAGCTGCGCGAGGAGCTGATATTCACCATCGTCCATTGGCAGCTCGGGAGGGGAAATAGGCTTCGAGGCTATCTTGCGGAAGTATA
Encoded here:
- a CDS encoding THO complex subunit 1, encoding MAATSAAELEPVVRVSARLRALLEHARSVKAETTVEPPLPTTELTTGVEALHDDFDETHEQTTRFLAVETASRQLFYSLITSFQIQQPGFVEVWNLLDIILVCGDHGKCTPELVVWLVEELLDSQTTHGCRTVFDFLDSRRDRLAQKDFHKKNLVFLRSCNELLRRLSRAEDAIFCGRVFFFLFQTFPLGDKSSVNLRGEFHTENTTRFDVTEQSTYGERMDIDPKAGESVGKEATPRGTPQPAGPENLGGKAVPVKAPTKRTAEEEILSSNELYPIFWRLQHDFSDPTRLFNDGNFVLFKKGLASSIAKFQKTATVVQTRSGEDDRRGTKRKMDEDGINPDASEHLVDNYNPKYLTSRDLFELELSDLAFQRHILVQALILIDFLLSLTEQAKKRLVELPTPNKSMLHTFTLSEEDTKWSKSTRTVIADYLRSTADGAQYHRMVETVLARDKNWVRWKIESCPSIVRGPVTTEQELAARKGARSAVRPRVVPDKPNGAMDLSFLDEGTGGGLEVLKDPSRYTAPTIEQLVEAVKTDKLDLDFAADDEEKTSFENAMQNAKWRALRQARSSNLSLLEKDEPGKALEDVMRIPDHVGDEAGEQDGEDAVTAIATSSTAETTESYAKESSMEAEVPPQVAGDLQ
- a CDS encoding Chromosome segregation in meiosis protein 3, which produces MPSAVSPNPRAGSAPPDELDHLLDYDNAVDDFLRDLPMGNGDQTNTANGDEQPRDEDQEVQVKKKRAPVPKLDEHRLLSQAGIPKLRKIAKTRLKFRGKGHEFSDISRLLNTYQLWLDDLYPRAKFRDALTMVEKVGHSKRMQVMRKAWLDDTKPNRRGQSPDVEMSGAIGQREVDPDDQDEPARRDEDLFAEMVQDKEAHDIHAANDAPDDDELDALLAEDGVQSSRPQPQPHVGAKGPFTEDEPDEDDLDAMLAERESASFPAGDQNATQPASMRHDPDGDELDALMAEQSSVRPVIAQVTEPSRRSPKETRDEADFADEEEVLAGMDGMW